One window of Cohnella hashimotonis genomic DNA carries:
- a CDS encoding glycosyl hydrolase: MHSPDTSATSAASALPATSADKHLSSFADPAAIYRPAPLWVWNDDMESDSIRFQLRELASHGFGGAFVHPRPGLITEYLSQTWFERWGDALEEASKLGLKLYIYDENSYPSGFAGGHVPSELPDCLANSVLFNEYGPDEVARKLANASPMLNRPGHPIKAFAVREAPGRKPAWEIVRDVTLLPMTQWREHGDRFWVFELGTPMTNNWLGGFAYADLLRPEVTARFLAVTHEAYRERFGDRFGTQIPALFTDEPEISPGNLFEHGSPLPFSFWFAGEFERRNGYDLRDYLPFLFRDAAIAFETAPAVDAAKVRFDYFETIRELWVNNSVRPISQWCEANGIAYTGHYIEHQWPHPFHRTSPAVMSLYEFMQWPAIDMLETKLLRADAAKPGASSAFLPFVPPNEAQRAQGAYNDPAAMLTVREAHSAANQFGRERVLCEAYGAGGWDSSFEDYKRIGDWLYVHGINFLNQHLTYGTIVGARKRDHPQSFDWRQPWWDEYAQLNDYFGRLSYALSQGRTVNRIALFNPTTSSFVATAEAVEGDPLYQQGIVDMLALVQSLSDRQWDYDLCDEYIMEGHADVEASSLRVGQSRYEIVIVPAAMTHMKASTVALLRRFLEGGGIVIAANRAPDRVDGARSEEAAALAHLPGWHPAADAAGQLALLSTFAAPRLRLAVEGTAAPSGIAHLRRELGDGSALYFIANSRSTRFEGTATLRGRRAELWNPLDGSATALGQSPDDDGCLTLELSLNASGSLLLRVYEEAAAGAGFDVADTAPEAVPGVPQPLPRRTAASKRRPVALSAPEIVPERDNVLPILHCDLYAGTKQYVGLHTVHAARFAFEHHGFENNPWDNAVQFKRRLLDREAAFDARSGITADYHFHVDSPDDIGPVRLELERPSCYRIAVNGIPVEAVPGTSRLDRHMGAADITRTLRPGRNTIRLEGRPFSIWMELEPLYLFGQFTVAPNPDGGWRLATDRPLGLGDWRDQGYPFYSDAVRYRHSFTLPDEAERVFLSVPSWHGSVISVTVDGEQAGLLGLERGDELELTSFVRPGTVHTLDCRLSGTFRNLLGPHFDAAKPRNIAWPGAWKRSPLEGPPPAEDYDLLSYGLLAPIEIWTIPR; the protein is encoded by the coding sequence ATGCATTCACCTGACACATCTGCCACATCTGCCGCTTCTGCCTTGCCAGCCACATCGGCCGACAAACACCTGTCAAGCTTCGCCGATCCTGCTGCCATCTACCGCCCCGCCCCGCTCTGGGTGTGGAACGACGACATGGAGTCTGATTCTATCCGCTTCCAGCTGCGCGAGCTCGCCTCGCACGGCTTCGGCGGCGCCTTCGTCCACCCCCGTCCCGGCCTCATAACCGAATATTTGTCGCAGACGTGGTTTGAACGGTGGGGCGACGCGCTGGAGGAGGCGTCCAAGCTCGGACTGAAGCTGTATATTTACGATGAAAATTCGTATCCCTCGGGCTTCGCGGGCGGGCATGTCCCGTCGGAGCTGCCGGACTGTCTCGCGAACTCCGTGCTGTTCAACGAATACGGGCCGGACGAAGTCGCGCGCAAGCTGGCGAACGCTTCGCCGATGCTGAACCGTCCCGGTCATCCGATCAAAGCGTTCGCGGTGCGGGAGGCGCCGGGGCGAAAGCCGGCCTGGGAGATCGTCCGCGACGTCACGCTGCTGCCGATGACGCAATGGCGGGAGCACGGGGACCGCTTCTGGGTGTTCGAGCTCGGAACGCCGATGACCAACAACTGGCTCGGCGGCTTCGCGTACGCGGACCTGCTGCGGCCGGAGGTGACGGCGCGTTTCCTCGCCGTCACGCATGAAGCGTACCGCGAGCGGTTCGGAGACCGGTTCGGCACGCAGATTCCCGCTTTGTTCACCGACGAGCCGGAGATCTCGCCGGGCAACCTGTTCGAGCACGGCTCCCCGCTGCCGTTCAGCTTCTGGTTCGCCGGCGAGTTCGAGCGCCGCAACGGCTACGACCTTCGCGATTATTTGCCCTTTCTGTTCCGCGACGCCGCGATCGCCTTCGAGACGGCGCCCGCAGTCGATGCGGCGAAGGTCCGGTTCGATTATTTCGAGACGATCCGCGAGCTGTGGGTGAACAACTCGGTGCGCCCGATCTCGCAGTGGTGCGAAGCGAACGGCATCGCCTACACGGGCCACTATATCGAGCATCAATGGCCCCATCCGTTTCATCGCACGTCCCCGGCCGTCATGTCGCTCTACGAATTCATGCAATGGCCGGCCATCGACATGCTGGAGACCAAGCTTCTTCGTGCCGACGCCGCCAAACCCGGCGCCAGCTCCGCTTTTTTGCCGTTCGTGCCGCCGAACGAGGCGCAGCGCGCGCAAGGCGCGTACAACGATCCCGCGGCGATGCTCACCGTGCGCGAGGCGCACAGCGCCGCCAATCAGTTCGGCAGGGAGCGCGTGCTGTGCGAAGCCTACGGCGCCGGCGGCTGGGACTCGTCGTTCGAGGATTACAAGCGGATCGGCGACTGGCTGTACGTGCACGGCATCAACTTCCTGAACCAGCATCTGACCTACGGCACGATCGTCGGCGCGAGAAAACGGGACCATCCCCAATCGTTCGATTGGCGCCAGCCGTGGTGGGACGAGTATGCGCAGCTGAACGATTACTTCGGCCGGCTGTCGTATGCGCTCTCCCAGGGCCGGACGGTCAACCGGATCGCCCTGTTCAATCCGACGACGTCCAGCTTCGTCGCGACGGCCGAGGCGGTCGAAGGCGATCCGCTCTACCAGCAGGGCATCGTCGACATGCTGGCTCTCGTGCAGTCGCTGTCCGACCGTCAATGGGATTACGATCTGTGCGACGAATACATCATGGAGGGACATGCCGACGTCGAGGCTTCCAGCCTGCGCGTCGGACAAAGTCGCTATGAGATCGTCATCGTTCCCGCGGCGATGACGCACATGAAGGCTTCGACCGTCGCGCTGCTGCGCCGCTTTCTGGAGGGCGGCGGCATCGTGATCGCGGCGAATCGGGCGCCGGATCGGGTGGACGGCGCGCGCAGCGAGGAAGCGGCGGCGCTGGCGCACCTTCCCGGCTGGCATCCGGCCGCGGATGCGGCCGGCCAGCTCGCGCTGCTGTCGACCTTCGCCGCGCCGCGTCTTCGTCTTGCGGTAGAAGGGACGGCCGCGCCGAGCGGAATCGCGCATCTGCGCCGCGAGCTGGGGGACGGCTCGGCCTTGTACTTCATCGCCAACTCCCGCAGCACCCGTTTCGAAGGCACGGCGACGCTGCGCGGACGGCGCGCCGAGCTGTGGAATCCTTTGGACGGCTCGGCGACGGCGCTGGGCCAGTCGCCGGACGACGACGGCTGCCTGACGCTCGAGCTGTCGCTGAACGCGTCGGGCTCGCTGCTGCTGCGCGTCTACGAGGAAGCTGCCGCCGGCGCAGGGTTCGATGTCGCCGACACAGCGCCCGAAGCAGTGCCCGGCGTCCCGCAGCCGCTCCCGCGCCGGACGGCCGCATCGAAGCGAAGGCCAGTCGCGCTCTCCGCGCCGGAGATCGTGCCGGAGCGGGACAATGTGCTCCCGATCCTGCACTGCGACCTGTACGCCGGCACCAAGCAATATGTCGGCTTGCACACAGTGCACGCCGCCCGCTTCGCCTTCGAGCATCACGGCTTCGAGAACAATCCGTGGGACAACGCCGTCCAGTTCAAGCGGCGGCTGCTGGACCGCGAAGCCGCCTTCGACGCGCGCAGCGGAATTACGGCCGACTATCATTTCCACGTGGACAGCCCGGACGACATCGGACCGGTGAGGCTCGAACTCGAGCGGCCTTCTTGTTACCGAATCGCCGTCAACGGTATCCCGGTCGAAGCCGTCCCCGGCACCTCAAGGCTGGACCGTCACATGGGCGCCGCCGATATTACGCGGACGCTGCGGCCGGGGCGCAACACGATACGGCTGGAGGGCCGCCCGTTCTCGATCTGGATGGAGCTCGAACCCCTTTATCTGTTCGGACAGTTTACGGTCGCACCGAATCCGGACGGAGGCTGGCGTCTGGCGACCGACAGACCGCTAGGTCTGGGCGACTGGCGGGATCAGGGCTACCCGTTCTATTCGGACGCCGTGCGCTATCGCCATTCGTTCACCCTGCCGGACGAGGCAGAACGCGTCTTTTTGTCCGTTCCCTCCTGGCACGGCTCGGTGATCTCCGTAACGGTGGACGGCGAGCAGGCCGGGCTGCTCGGTCTCGAGCGCGGCGACGAGCTGGAGCTTACCTCCTTCGTGCGTCCGGGCACCGTCCACACACTCGACTGCCGGCTGAGCGGCACCTTCCGCAACCTGCTCGGACCGCATTTCGACGCCGCCAAGCCCCGCAATATAGCGTGGCCGGGCGCCTGGAAGCGCTCGCCGCTCGAAGGGCCGCCGCCGGCGGAAGACTATGACCTGTTGTCTTACGGATTGCTCGCGCCTATTGAAATTTGGACGATCCCCCGTTAA
- a CDS encoding helix-turn-helix transcriptional regulator encodes MQATTGIQPIDLAAIRPIVHFAERAVQEPAFVWGPRVIPDCQLLFVLFGRVELTLGRHRYSLSAGGCAFYGGGSPHRIETAANEPTGFYSIHFDWDGGAPVSVHPASAIRVCNEAEREAPPVPYRVDTGGGRQLLALAHVLHAPELEPLFRPIVDEYREQRPGCEAAMRGYMTALLVALVRRQLQERPDPSARRIAPALAAIAREPARSWSSRELAQLCGYHPTYFAEIFREATGLSPKVYTMRERIARAKRLLLTGERITEIAESLGYGDVHYFSRSFREATGMSPSAFRLRPEPEPEPEQNGQNGQNGQNGQNGQNGQNGQNGQNGQP; translated from the coding sequence ATGCAAGCGACAACAGGAATACAGCCGATCGACCTGGCGGCGATCCGGCCGATCGTTCACTTCGCCGAGCGCGCCGTGCAGGAGCCGGCTTTCGTCTGGGGGCCGCGGGTCATTCCCGACTGCCAGTTGCTCTTCGTGTTGTTCGGCCGCGTAGAGCTGACGCTCGGCCGGCATCGCTATTCGCTGTCTGCAGGCGGCTGCGCCTTCTACGGCGGCGGCAGTCCGCACCGCATCGAGACGGCGGCGAACGAGCCGACGGGCTTTTACAGCATTCATTTCGATTGGGACGGCGGAGCGCCCGTCTCCGTGCATCCGGCGTCCGCGATACGCGTATGCAACGAGGCGGAGCGGGAGGCGCCGCCGGTCCCGTACCGGGTCGATACCGGCGGGGGCCGTCAGCTGCTCGCGCTGGCGCATGTGCTCCACGCGCCCGAGCTCGAGCCGCTGTTCCGGCCGATCGTCGACGAATACAGAGAGCAGCGCCCAGGCTGCGAGGCCGCAATGCGCGGCTATATGACCGCGCTGCTGGTCGCGCTCGTACGGCGGCAGCTGCAGGAGCGCCCCGATCCGTCCGCGCGCCGCATCGCGCCGGCGCTTGCGGCGATCGCCCGCGAGCCGGCGCGCAGCTGGTCGAGCCGGGAGCTGGCGCAGCTGTGCGGCTATCATCCGACGTACTTTGCCGAGATTTTCAGAGAGGCGACGGGACTCAGCCCCAAGGTATATACGATGCGGGAGCGGATCGCGCGCGCCAAACGGCTGCTGCTGACCGGGGAGCGGATCACCGAGATCGCGGAGTCGCTCGGCTACGGCGACGTGCATTATTTCTCGCGCAGCTTCCGCGAGGCGACGGGGATGTCGCCGTCGGCGTTCCGCCTGCGGCCGGAGCCCGAGCCTGAGCCGGAGCAGAACGGGCAGAACGGGCAGAACGGGCAGAACGGGCAGAACGGGCAGAACGGGCAGAACGGGCAGAACGGGCAGAACGGGCAGCCTTAG
- a CDS encoding SPFH domain-containing protein produces MFGFRFVKFQPSEYVMKVRSGKVVKEGLGLSFYYYAPATTAVVMPASSTEAPFMFEEITRDFQSVTVQGQLTFRIADFRQTSRMLDYAYNLRKKTYLSDDPAKLGQRVIGLVKVLTKRHLERMPLREAIQSGDRLAAAIREELQASPELAKLGIEAMGASILAVLPNKETMRALEAQAREEILRRADEAVYERRNASIEQERTVRENELSTEIAVEAKKKQIRESQLAAERLVQQKRNEMQQEQLQFDTAYEEERKTLLERSAGNRQSEADAKAYELTAVMRALGGADNQVLQSLTRAGMNPGQLIAIAFQDLAGQAEKIGQLNITPDLLQGLLQGGEAKTAGRKER; encoded by the coding sequence ATGTTTGGATTCCGATTCGTCAAGTTCCAGCCCAGCGAGTACGTAATGAAGGTGCGCAGCGGCAAGGTCGTCAAGGAAGGGCTGGGGCTTTCCTTTTACTATTACGCGCCTGCGACGACGGCCGTGGTCATGCCCGCTTCCTCGACCGAAGCGCCGTTTATGTTCGAGGAGATCACCCGCGATTTTCAGAGCGTGACGGTCCAGGGGCAGCTGACGTTCCGGATCGCGGATTTCCGCCAGACCTCGCGCATGCTGGACTATGCGTACAATTTACGCAAAAAGACGTATTTGTCCGACGATCCGGCCAAGCTCGGCCAACGCGTCATCGGCTTGGTCAAGGTGCTGACCAAGCGTCATCTCGAGCGAATGCCGCTGCGGGAAGCGATACAGTCCGGCGACAGGCTGGCCGCCGCGATTCGCGAGGAGCTGCAGGCAAGCCCGGAGCTGGCGAAGCTGGGCATCGAAGCGATGGGCGCGTCGATCCTGGCCGTGCTGCCGAACAAGGAGACGATGCGGGCGCTGGAGGCGCAGGCCAGAGAGGAAATTCTGCGGCGCGCAGACGAAGCGGTGTACGAGCGGCGCAACGCCTCGATCGAGCAGGAGCGGACTGTTCGCGAGAACGAGCTGAGCACGGAGATCGCCGTCGAAGCCAAAAAGAAGCAAATTCGCGAGAGCCAGCTGGCAGCGGAGCGTCTCGTCCAGCAGAAGCGAAACGAGATGCAGCAGGAGCAGCTGCAGTTTGACACGGCTTACGAGGAAGAACGCAAGACGCTGCTCGAACGCTCGGCCGGCAACAGGCAGTCGGAGGCGGATGCGAAGGCCTATGAGCTTACCGCCGTCATGCGGGCGCTTGGCGGCGCGGATAACCAGGTGCTGCAGTCGCTCACCCGCGCGGGCATGAATCCGGGCCAGCTGATCGCGATTGCCTTTCAGGATCTGGCCGGTCAGGCGGAAAAGATCGGGCAGTTAAATATAACGCCTGATCTGCTGCAAGGCTTGCTTCAAGGCGGCGAGGCAAAGACGGCAGGCAGAAAGGAGAGGTAA
- a CDS encoding sugar kinase, with the protein MDDARAIRLVLVKRRTRLEELIARYNTVRQAQFVIESMGEDFSDYLNEDEVYRSALARTRQSLSELGIVQLLDRTHVPNYLFGPSDTVVALGQDGLVAATLKYLDGQRLIGVNPDPRRWDGILLPFAVDDVPKIVTETAAGRRRVREVTLAKAVLSDGQTLYAVNDFYVGRRTHVSARYRIAAGGQEEQQSSSGIIVSTGVGATGWLRSVLAGASGIAMRAGMAGTGQAPADADAQRLEWESDWLRFTVREPFPSRTTGTELVYGRIESSQTLEVVSQMPEDGVIFSDGVEEDYLAFLSGLRASIGVAEKKGRLVV; encoded by the coding sequence ATGGACGACGCGAGAGCGATTCGGCTGGTGCTCGTCAAGCGGCGCACGCGCCTTGAGGAGCTGATCGCCAGGTACAATACGGTCCGTCAGGCGCAGTTCGTCATCGAGTCGATGGGCGAGGACTTTTCCGATTATCTGAACGAAGACGAGGTCTATCGCAGTGCGCTCGCACGGACCCGGCAGTCGCTGAGCGAACTCGGCATCGTTCAGCTGCTGGATCGGACCCACGTTCCCAATTATTTGTTCGGCCCGTCCGATACGGTCGTGGCGCTCGGGCAGGACGGACTGGTGGCGGCAACGCTGAAGTATTTGGACGGCCAGCGGCTCATCGGCGTCAATCCGGATCCGCGGCGCTGGGACGGCATTCTCCTTCCTTTCGCCGTGGACGACGTGCCGAAGATCGTAACGGAGACCGCCGCCGGTCGCCGCCGGGTGCGGGAGGTGACGCTGGCGAAGGCGGTGCTTAGCGACGGACAGACGCTATACGCCGTCAACGATTTTTACGTCGGACGCAGGACGCATGTATCGGCCCGCTACCGGATCGCCGCGGGCGGACAGGAGGAGCAGCAATCGTCGAGCGGCATCATCGTATCGACGGGCGTCGGCGCCACGGGATGGCTGAGGAGCGTGCTGGCAGGCGCGTCGGGCATCGCAATGCGAGCGGGAATGGCCGGCACCGGCCAGGCGCCTGCCGATGCCGATGCCCAGCGACTTGAATGGGAGAGCGACTGGCTTCGCTTCACGGTTCGGGAGCCGTTCCCGAGCCGGACGACCGGGACCGAGCTCGTATATGGCCGCATCGAGAGCAGTCAGACACTGGAAGTGGTGTCGCAGATGCCCGAGGACGGCGTCATCTTCAGCGACGGCGTCGAAGAGGATTATCTGGCGTTCCTGTCGGGACTTCGGGCATCGATCGGCGTGGCGGAGAAGAAGGGGCGGCTGGTCGTATAG
- a CDS encoding Crp/Fnr family transcriptional regulator → MALFLVNHVQAGMKVGIDIFSDSGIKLLAKGTAITEQHIQMLRSHKIREIDIDGEAPRGELVADKARQLDPAQQAKEEKAKLRQLMKHIPLFSSLAPEHIALLADRMEKREPDAQTILFRENDPGDSFFIVLSGTVKIYRTSPEGDEKILAVFNAGDSFGELSLIDGKPRSATAQTLDNAELVVMSREHFLDMLKSHFDLNLVIMAEIVQRMRDTNDQVSDLMFFDVRTRVIKSMVKLANRFGERSDHTIVVQMPLDRHELSQMAGVKMKELNEVLYDLEDRQLVKMYASYFELNLIKLRSLLR, encoded by the coding sequence GTGGCGTTGTTTTTGGTCAATCATGTGCAGGCCGGCATGAAGGTCGGCATCGATATATTTTCGGACAGCGGGATCAAGCTGCTGGCGAAGGGCACGGCGATTACGGAGCAGCATATCCAGATGCTAAGGAGCCATAAGATTCGGGAGATCGACATCGACGGAGAGGCGCCCCGGGGCGAGCTCGTCGCGGACAAGGCCCGTCAGCTCGACCCCGCCCAGCAGGCCAAAGAGGAAAAAGCGAAGCTGCGCCAGCTGATGAAGCACATTCCGCTGTTCTCCAGCCTGGCCCCCGAGCATATCGCGCTGCTCGCCGACCGGATGGAGAAGCGGGAGCCGGATGCCCAGACGATCCTGTTCCGGGAGAACGATCCGGGAGATTCGTTTTTTATCGTGCTGTCGGGCACGGTCAAGATTTACAGGACGAGCCCGGAAGGCGACGAGAAAATTTTGGCCGTTTTTAACGCGGGAGACAGCTTCGGCGAGTTGTCGCTGATCGACGGCAAGCCGCGTTCCGCGACGGCGCAGACGCTCGACAACGCGGAGCTGGTCGTCATGTCCAGAGAGCACTTCCTGGATATGCTGAAAAGCCATTTCGATCTGAACCTCGTCATTATGGCCGAGATCGTCCAACGCATGCGCGATACCAACGACCAAGTATCCGACCTGATGTTCTTCGACGTACGGACGAGGGTCATCAAGAGCATGGTCAAGCTGGCCAACCGATTCGGAGAGCGGAGCGATCATACGATCGTCGTCCAGATGCCGCTCGACAGGCACGAGCTGTCCCAGATGGCGGGCGTAAAAATGAAGGAATTGAACGAGGTGCTTTACGATTTAGAGGACCGGCAGCTTGTCAAAATGTACGCGAGCTACTTTGAGCTGAATCTCATCAAGCTGCGCTCGCTGCTGCGTTGA
- a CDS encoding D-alanyl-D-alanine carboxypeptidase family protein — MKSRLILLLLIAGFAAAAIEHKADLVRAADAILGHPPRTHAEPSGAAAAGTIPDAVPAGAADFGAGQPAAATPSMEDTAASKDLVLAADHLHSTHAILVRLEDGHVLLDKNIGERVYPASLTKIMTAIVAIERIPDLAKTAKLDPDMFETLRKQNASMAGFLPGERVSAIDLLYGAMLPSGADGSVGLAMRVAGSEAKFAALMNAKAKALGMTGTHFVNATGLHDPKHYTTVKDLSVLLAYALKNETFRQVFTASRHATAPTDLHPDGITLRSSMFKELGESGLDGAEIVGGKTGYTEKAGLCLASLGRLDGKEYILITTGAVGDRKTTAAYDIADAVSVYNELGNAL, encoded by the coding sequence ATGAAATCGCGATTGATACTTCTGCTGCTCATCGCCGGATTCGCAGCCGCGGCCATCGAGCACAAGGCCGATCTCGTTCGCGCGGCGGACGCGATTCTGGGCCATCCGCCCAGGACGCATGCGGAGCCATCCGGCGCCGCGGCTGCCGGCACGATCCCGGATGCCGTCCCCGCCGGCGCTGCGGATTTCGGTGCCGGTCAGCCTGCCGCGGCAACGCCGAGCATGGAAGACACGGCTGCTAGCAAGGACCTGGTTCTCGCCGCCGACCACCTGCACAGCACGCATGCCATTCTCGTCCGCCTGGAAGACGGGCATGTGCTGTTGGACAAAAATATCGGGGAGCGCGTATATCCCGCTTCGCTCACGAAGATCATGACGGCGATTGTTGCCATCGAGCGCATTCCGGATCTGGCGAAGACCGCGAAGCTCGATCCGGACATGTTCGAGACGCTGCGCAAGCAGAACGCCTCGATGGCGGGCTTTCTTCCTGGCGAGCGGGTGAGCGCGATCGACCTGCTGTACGGTGCAATGCTCCCTTCGGGCGCGGACGGCAGCGTCGGGCTCGCGATGCGCGTCGCCGGATCGGAGGCGAAGTTCGCGGCGCTCATGAACGCCAAAGCCAAAGCGCTCGGCATGACTGGTACGCACTTCGTCAACGCGACGGGATTGCACGATCCCAAGCATTATACGACGGTCAAGGATCTTTCCGTATTGCTCGCTTATGCGCTGAAAAACGAGACGTTCCGCCAGGTGTTCACCGCTTCGCGCCACGCGACGGCGCCGACGGACCTGCATCCGGACGGCATCACGCTGCGCAGCTCGATGTTCAAGGAGCTCGGCGAGTCGGGCCTTGACGGCGCGGAGATTGTGGGCGGCAAGACCGGCTATACCGAGAAGGCCGGCTTATGTCTCGCAAGCCTGGGACGCCTGGACGGCAAAGAGTACATTCTTATCACGACCGGCGCCGTCGGAGACCGCAAAACGACGGCCGCATACGACATTGCAGATGCGGTCAGCGTCTATAACGAATTAGGCAACGCGCTTTAA
- a CDS encoding response regulator transcription factor, with amino-acid sequence MNPTTILIADDEKEIADLISLHLQKEGYRILLAHDGREAVRAIESQAIDLAVLDIMMPELDGFEVVRQIRERYRLPVLFVSAKTSDFDKISGLVIGADDYMTKPFNPMELVARVQALLRRSTRLNQTRADEPQAIESGGLAIVPDQRRVTIYGEPVELTPKEFDILCLLASHPRKVFGVEQIFQQVWGEAYYEVGNNTVMVHIRTLRKKLGEDKNKDKWIKTIWGVGYTFNG; translated from the coding sequence ATGAATCCCACTACCATTTTGATCGCGGATGACGAGAAAGAAATCGCGGATCTCATCTCGCTGCATCTGCAGAAGGAAGGCTACCGGATCCTGCTCGCGCACGACGGCCGAGAAGCGGTCCGGGCCATCGAGTCGCAGGCGATCGATCTCGCTGTCCTGGACATCATGATGCCCGAGCTCGACGGGTTCGAGGTCGTGAGACAGATTCGCGAACGGTATCGGCTGCCCGTTCTTTTCGTGAGCGCCAAGACGTCGGATTTCGACAAAATCTCGGGTCTCGTCATCGGGGCGGACGATTATATGACCAAGCCGTTTAACCCGATGGAGCTGGTCGCGCGCGTGCAGGCGCTGCTGCGGCGTTCTACGCGGCTTAATCAAACGAGAGCGGACGAGCCGCAAGCGATCGAATCGGGCGGACTCGCCATCGTGCCGGATCAGCGCCGCGTCACCATCTACGGCGAGCCGGTCGAGCTTACGCCCAAGGAATTCGATATTTTATGTTTGCTTGCGAGCCACCCGCGGAAGGTATTCGGCGTGGAGCAGATTTTCCAGCAGGTGTGGGGCGAAGCCTACTATGAGGTCGGCAACAATACGGTCATGGTCCACATCCGGACGCTGCGCAAGAAGCTGGGCGAGGACAAAAACAAAGACAAGTGGATCAAGACGATCTGGGGAGTGGGATATACGTTTAATGGTTAG
- a CDS encoding sensor histidine kinase, translated as MVSGISFRSKMILLLGLSMLTSGFITYLAYRALQSYYRQNAYYGDSLNAFRNIMRSIGDVNVFLIIFIPLSVLFFFLYTKPYATYFNRISSGIHRLAVGDFDTPVRISSQDEFQTIAEDINMASDKLRQAIARGDFAETSKDQLVLNLAHDLRTPLTSVIGYLNYILQAEDLSEEQIRHFTAIAYTKSQRLEKLIDELFEITRMNYGMLPVKREPINLGELLVQLGEELFPIFEKNGLTLRSEVITDLNIQGDGELLARVFENLLSNAARYGADGRYIDVRGEWDDGEAVIRVDNYGDRIPEEELPHLFEMFFTGDRARVQREGGTGIGLYIVKNIVERHGGTVQAESGPVLTRFTVRLPVA; from the coding sequence ATGGTTAGCGGCATCAGCTTTCGGTCGAAAATGATCCTGCTGCTCGGACTCAGCATGCTGACGTCGGGCTTCATCACGTATCTCGCTTATCGGGCCTTGCAGTCTTATTATCGCCAGAATGCTTACTACGGCGATTCTTTGAACGCGTTCCGCAACATCATGCGCAGCATCGGCGACGTCAACGTGTTTTTGATTATTTTTATCCCGCTGTCCGTGCTGTTTTTCTTTTTGTACACCAAGCCCTACGCCACGTACTTCAACCGGATATCGAGCGGCATTCACCGATTGGCCGTCGGCGATTTCGACACGCCGGTCCGCATCTCCTCGCAGGACGAGTTCCAGACGATCGCGGAGGACATCAATATGGCCAGCGACAAGCTTCGCCAGGCGATCGCGCGCGGCGACTTCGCGGAGACGAGCAAGGATCAGCTGGTGCTCAATCTCGCGCACGATCTGCGTACGCCGCTCACTTCCGTGATCGGCTATTTGAACTATATTTTACAGGCGGAGGACCTGAGCGAAGAACAGATCCGGCATTTCACGGCGATCGCTTATACGAAGTCCCAACGGCTGGAAAAGCTCATCGACGAGCTGTTCGAGATCACGCGGATGAATTACGGCATGCTGCCGGTTAAGCGCGAGCCGATCAATCTCGGCGAGCTGCTCGTCCAACTGGGCGAGGAGCTGTTTCCGATCTTCGAGAAAAACGGACTGACGCTCCGCTCGGAAGTGATCACCGACCTGAACATTCAGGGAGACGGCGAGCTGCTCGCGCGCGTATTCGAAAATCTGCTCAGCAACGCCGCCCGCTACGGGGCCGACGGCCGCTACATCGACGTTCGCGGCGAATGGGACGACGGGGAGGCGGTCATTCGAGTCGACAATTACGGCGACCGCATACCCGAGGAGGAGCTGCCGCATCTGTTCGAGATGTTTTTCACCGGCGACCGCGCGCGCGTGCAGCGGGAGGGAGGCACGGGCATCGGGCTCTATATCGTCAAAAACATCGTTGAGCGGCATGGCGGCACGGTCCAGGCGGAGAGCGGGCCGGTGTTGACGCGGTTTACGGTGCGGCTGCCGGTGGCGTGA